Proteins encoded within one genomic window of bacterium:
- a CDS encoding succinylglutamate desuccinylase/aspartoacylase family protein, with product MSDICACGTSSPSFDGVLHSLRELQSSPRVTLSNLGASRQGRPIPLLIVHDPAVPLAETVRLFIVARQHGTEASGTVACLALARHFAQAQGEEEQALLRQFSLLMVPVANPDGMCAGRRANAGGADLNRHWGGSGEPEISAIKAAVRKHQPHALIDMHELPAGSGKPSFRDNFIQTIGRDGTLSADLTTDCAATSARLASWMSQCGLPLSVYYDGANESLNLCHRYFGLGAGIPSYLFEAKCGSGRPLARRVRFHVLGTLVVANYALHRYYQPEGQATPQPEEPVAQAPEPTTTVPTTVTLSSPRPEQVARGQLPVVADVTGLPPGGTIGFSVDGKLRSLTTAAPHEYLLDTLGYADGRHEVTVEVCDAAGRNLGASRSVIIVDNRVAAGE from the coding sequence GTGTCCGACATCTGCGCGTGTGGCACGTCCAGCCCCAGCTTCGACGGCGTGCTGCACAGCCTGCGCGAACTGCAGTCCAGCCCCCGCGTGACGCTCAGCAACCTGGGGGCCTCCCGTCAGGGGCGGCCCATCCCCCTACTCATCGTCCATGACCCCGCTGTCCCTCTCGCGGAGACTGTCCGCCTCTTCATCGTCGCCCGCCAGCACGGCACGGAGGCTTCCGGTACGGTGGCCTGTCTCGCGCTGGCGCGGCACTTCGCACAGGCCCAGGGCGAAGAGGAGCAGGCGCTCCTGCGGCAGTTCTCGCTCCTCATGGTGCCCGTCGCCAACCCGGACGGGATGTGCGCCGGGCGGCGCGCCAATGCCGGGGGGGCCGACTTGAACCGCCACTGGGGCGGCAGCGGCGAGCCGGAGATCAGCGCCATCAAGGCCGCCGTGCGCAAGCACCAGCCCCATGCACTCATAGACATGCACGAGTTGCCGGCCGGATCGGGCAAGCCCTCGTTCCGCGACAACTTCATCCAGACCATCGGCCGCGACGGGACGCTGAGTGCCGACCTGACGACCGACTGCGCGGCGACGAGTGCGCGCTTGGCCAGTTGGATGAGCCAGTGCGGGCTGCCGCTGAGCGTGTACTACGACGGCGCGAACGAGAGCCTGAACCTCTGCCATCGGTACTTCGGCCTGGGGGCAGGCATACCCTCATACCTGTTTGAGGCCAAGTGCGGGTCCGGCCGGCCCTTGGCCAGGCGCGTGCGCTTCCACGTGCTGGGCACGCTCGTCGTGGCCAACTATGCGCTGCACCGCTACTACCAGCCCGAGGGCCAGGCGACACCGCAGCCGGAGGAGCCGGTGGCCCAGGCCCCGGAGCCGACCACGACTGTGCCCACGACCGTGACCCTGTCCTCGCCGCGTCCGGAGCAGGTCGCGCGCGGGCAGTTGCCGGTCGTGGCGGACGTCACGGGGCTGCCGCCCGGAGGCACCATCGGCTTCTCGGTGGACGGCAAGCTCCGGTCCCTGACGACGGCGGCCCCGCACGAGTACCTCCTGGACACGCTGGGCTACGCGGACGGGCGCCATGAGGTGACGGTTGAGGTGTGCGATGCGGCCGGACGGAATCTGGGCGCCTCGCGCAGCGTCATCATCGTGGACAACCGGGTGGCGGCGGGCGAATGA
- a CDS encoding trypsin-like peptidase domain-containing protein encodes MDPREHAGHRHSHLALILLSVLVGAVLTALVLAQTDRTAPVLTPAAAQTQAAPQFEDVAQRVLPAVVYINSDLATRTDPRQEEMRRRLEEMFKDMPGFRGQMPDGMGGGQERSRPAAGSGWIYSPDGYIVTNAHVVRGATKVTVQLHDNDGDTKDYPAKIVGIDPRSELAVIKIDAGRKLPTLALGDSSKARIASWVMAVGSPFQLQQTVTVGVISARNRTISAESQYFQLGDLIQTDASINPGNSGGPLINLSGEVIGINVAIASPGATTVPVNIGIGFAIPSNVAKTVVPQLIQKGKVARGWLGVQLSRESAKSMSDNLKQHFGVPEGGALVTMVYEDAPAAKALQGNDVVVAVNGQKVTNNAELQAAIQNTPPGTKVSMEIVRDRKHQQLTVELGEMPARYSGLDGGDEGATAAQPTVGPPIQVRNITPQMAREQNLPRNQGVVIESVGGELQDRLEPGSIIAQVDGAKVMTVEQYNAAIRRALDAKRKFVVLTIEQAGDDGQVLRDVVEVPLAKEQ; translated from the coding sequence ATGGACCCTCGTGAACATGCCGGACACCGGCATAGTCATCTGGCGCTAATCCTGTTGAGTGTACTGGTGGGGGCTGTGCTAACGGCCCTCGTCTTGGCACAGACAGACCGGACCGCGCCCGTACTGACCCCTGCCGCGGCGCAGACGCAGGCGGCGCCGCAGTTTGAGGATGTCGCCCAGCGCGTGCTGCCGGCGGTCGTCTACATCAACAGCGACCTGGCGACGCGCACTGATCCCCGACAGGAGGAGATGCGGCGACGCCTCGAGGAGATGTTCAAGGACATGCCGGGATTCCGCGGGCAGATGCCCGACGGGATGGGCGGCGGCCAGGAGCGCTCGCGGCCCGCAGCCGGCTCCGGCTGGATCTACAGCCCGGACGGGTACATCGTCACGAACGCCCACGTAGTGCGCGGCGCGACGAAGGTGACCGTACAACTGCACGACAACGACGGCGACACGAAGGACTACCCGGCCAAGATCGTCGGGATAGACCCGCGTTCGGAACTCGCCGTCATCAAGATTGACGCCGGACGGAAGCTGCCGACCCTGGCCCTGGGCGACTCGAGCAAGGCCCGCATCGCCTCGTGGGTCATGGCCGTGGGCAGCCCCTTCCAACTGCAGCAGACAGTCACGGTCGGGGTCATCTCGGCGCGCAACCGCACCATCAGCGCGGAGAGCCAGTACTTCCAGCTGGGCGACCTGATCCAGACCGATGCCTCGATCAACCCCGGCAACAGCGGCGGCCCGCTGATCAACCTGAGCGGTGAGGTCATCGGCATCAATGTCGCCATCGCCTCACCCGGCGCGACCACCGTGCCGGTCAACATCGGCATCGGTTTCGCCATCCCCTCGAATGTGGCGAAGACGGTCGTGCCGCAGCTTATCCAGAAGGGCAAGGTGGCCCGTGGCTGGCTCGGCGTGCAGCTCAGCCGGGAGAGCGCCAAGAGCATGAGTGACAACCTCAAGCAGCACTTCGGCGTGCCCGAAGGGGGCGCGCTGGTCACCATGGTGTACGAGGATGCGCCGGCCGCCAAGGCGCTGCAGGGCAATGATGTCGTGGTGGCCGTGAACGGCCAGAAGGTGACCAACAACGCCGAGTTGCAGGCGGCCATCCAGAACACGCCGCCCGGCACCAAGGTCAGCATGGAGATCGTGCGTGACCGCAAGCACCAGCAACTCACAGTAGAGCTGGGCGAGATGCCGGCCCGCTACTCGGGACTCGACGGCGGCGATGAGGGAGCCACAGCCGCGCAGCCCACGGTCGGCCCGCCTATCCAGGTGCGCAACATCACGCCCCAGATGGCGCGCGAGCAGAACCTGCCGCGCAATCAGGGCGTCGTCATTGAGAGTGTGGGCGGGGAGTTGCAGGACCGCCTGGAGCCAGGGAGTATCATCGCCCAGGTGGATGGCGCCAAGGTCATGACCGTGGAGCAGTACAACGCCGCGATCCGTCGAGCGCTGGACGCCAAGCGGAAGTTCGTGGTGCTGACCATCGAGCAGGCCGGGGACGACGGACAGGTTCTGCGTGATGTGGTGGAGGTGCCGCTGGCCAAGGAGCAGTAG
- the trxA gene encoding thioredoxin: MSQAKELTSAEFDGEVLKSETPVLVDFWAPWCGPCRMMAPVVDAVAAKYEGRVKVCKVNVDEAGDIAGKLGIRSIPTLIIFKGGQQADTVVGAVPEAELTQRLDRVLA; this comes from the coding sequence ATGTCGCAGGCCAAAGAGCTAACAAGTGCCGAGTTCGACGGTGAAGTGCTGAAGTCCGAGACGCCGGTCCTGGTGGATTTCTGGGCGCCGTGGTGCGGCCCGTGCCGCATGATGGCTCCGGTCGTGGACGCCGTCGCCGCCAAGTACGAAGGCCGCGTCAAGGTGTGCAAGGTCAACGTGGATGAGGCCGGGGACATCGCCGGCAAGCTCGGCATCCGCAGCATCCCCACCCTCATCATCTTCAAGGGCGGTCAGCAGGCGGACACGGTCGTCGGGGCGGTGCCGGAGGCGGAGCTGACCCAGCGCCTCGACCGCGTACTGGCCTAG
- a CDS encoding VanZ family protein, with amino-acid sequence MKRLADRPWLPAGVWAGVILIGTSIPMPALPPGPPGSDKLVHLLMYGVLGALLARALLREHPDRGRLLLLLMSTGLAAGFGLFDEWHQQFCQRCPSAGDWLADVIGAGLGATILCAVNTIRAGGSKMPEARRISGADLGAELTKPEPCVVEFWMVGCPACARFGPTFGDLSEEYQGRANLVAIEARENMDAAKQYAIRGVPTVIVFKDGQEVQRMTGAKTLAEMREWLNPVLG; translated from the coding sequence ATGAAGCGGCTGGCGGATAGGCCGTGGCTCCCGGCCGGCGTGTGGGCCGGCGTGATCCTGATCGGGACCTCCATCCCGATGCCAGCCCTCCCACCGGGACCGCCCGGCAGCGACAAGCTGGTCCACCTCCTGATGTACGGCGTGCTCGGCGCGTTGCTGGCCAGAGCGCTGCTGCGGGAACATCCCGACCGGGGCCGCTTGTTACTCTTGTTGATGTCCACGGGCCTGGCCGCCGGGTTCGGCCTGTTCGATGAGTGGCACCAGCAGTTCTGCCAGCGGTGCCCCAGTGCCGGAGACTGGCTGGCCGATGTGATCGGGGCGGGGCTTGGCGCGACCATCCTGTGCGCTGTGAACACCATACGAGCCGGAGGAAGCAAGATGCCGGAAGCAAGGCGGATCAGTGGTGCGGACCTCGGCGCGGAGTTGACCAAGCCCGAGCCCTGCGTGGTCGAGTTCTGGATGGTGGGGTGCCCGGCGTGTGCGCGGTTTGGGCCGACCTTCGGCGACCTGTCCGAGGAGTACCAGGGGCGGGCCAACCTGGTGGCGATCGAGGCGCGGGAGAACATGGACGCCGCCAAACAGTATGCCATCCGAGGCGTGCCGACCGTGATCGTCTTCAAAGACGGACAGGAAGTGCAGCGCATGACGGGGGCCAAGACCCTCGCCGAGATGCGCGAGTGGCTGAACCCCGTGTTGGGTTGA